One window of the Clostridia bacterium genome contains the following:
- a CDS encoding winged helix-turn-helix transcriptional regulator yields the protein KEELAFEAVEHMRRLYRRLLRELQEAFRSEGLSPMELGVLWALKDGRPHRMTDVADRTGILPNTLSGIVDRLEAAGLVERRRSERDRRAIELHATPALRERAEAIGRSLRAYVLPWFSALPEEDLAHLVRVLRNLAEVAEGESR from the coding sequence AAGGAGGAGCTGGCCTTCGAGGCCGTCGAGCACATGCGCCGGCTCTATCGGCGCCTTCTGCGTGAGCTCCAGGAGGCGTTCCGTTCGGAGGGCCTCTCCCCGATGGAGCTGGGCGTGCTCTGGGCACTCAAGGACGGCCGGCCCCACCGGATGACGGACGTGGCGGATCGCACCGGCATTCTCCCCAATACGCTGAGCGGCATCGTCGACCGCTTGGAGGCGGCCGGCCTGGTGGAGCGGCGGCGCAGCGAGCGCGACCGGCGCGCGATCGAGCTTCACGCCACGCCAGCCCTGCGGGAGCGGGCGGAGGCGATCGGCCGGTCGTTGCGGGCCTACGTCCTACCGTGGTTCAGCGCGCTGCCGGAGGAGGACCTTGCCCATCTCGTGAGAGTTTTGCGCAACCTTGCGGAAGTCGCGGAAGGAGAGTCGCGGTGA
- a CDS encoding HlyD family secretion protein, whose protein sequence is MKTGRAIAIIIVILAVLAGGAGIAYYYWNQGQNYVSTNNAAVAADVVPVSALQNGILAEWDAHVGDKVAKGDVLGRLRVPVTGGGVPPSPAVPCAVDPSPEACRAAGAGAGAGAAAGSGASGKGAGTPAGAGGGNLPQVLPLPSTVEVDITAPADGTIVQTSAVVGQPVAAGLVLARIADLAHAYVVANVPETRIEDVHKGQKVDVTIDAYPGTTFTGRVTEIGLATASSFSLLPSQNTTANFTKVTQVVPVRIALDGHEGKTLTLGQSAEVRIHLK, encoded by the coding sequence GTGAAGACGGGTCGCGCGATTGCGATCATCATCGTCATCCTCGCGGTGCTCGCCGGCGGGGCGGGCATCGCGTACTACTACTGGAATCAGGGCCAGAACTACGTCAGCACGAACAACGCGGCGGTGGCGGCGGACGTCGTGCCGGTCAGCGCCTTGCAGAACGGCATCCTCGCGGAATGGGACGCGCACGTCGGCGACAAGGTGGCGAAGGGCGACGTGCTCGGCAGGCTGCGCGTGCCGGTGACCGGCGGCGGAGTCCCTCCATCGCCAGCAGTGCCCTGTGCCGTCGACCCCAGCCCCGAGGCGTGCCGGGCGGCCGGGGCTGGTGCGGGTGCAGGCGCGGCGGCCGGCTCGGGGGCCTCGGGCAAGGGCGCGGGCACCCCGGCCGGCGCCGGCGGCGGGAACCTGCCACAGGTTCTCCCCCTCCCCTCGACCGTCGAAGTGGACATCACCGCGCCGGCGGACGGCACCATCGTGCAGACGTCGGCCGTGGTGGGGCAGCCGGTGGCGGCCGGCCTCGTGCTGGCGCGCATCGCGGACCTGGCGCACGCGTACGTGGTCGCGAACGTGCCGGAGACGCGCATCGAGGACGTGCACAAGGGCCAGAAGGTGGACGTCACGATCGACGCCTACCCCGGTACGACGTTCACCGGCCGGGTGACGGAGATCGGCCTGGCGACGGCGTCCTCCTTCTCGCTGCTCCCGTCCCAGAACACGACGGCGAACTTCACGAAGGTCACGCAGGTGGTGCCGGTGCGCATCGCGCTGGACGGTCACGAGGGTAAGACCCTGACCCTCGGCCAGAGCGCGGAAGTCCGCATCCACCTTAAGTGA